The DNA window GCTGCTGGTGCGCGAGAAAGCGAAACTGACCGAAGAACGTGGCGTGGACTTCATCATCAAACGCCAACGCAACCGCATTGCCGAGGCCATGCGCACCGTCGGTCAATGGCCGTCGTACGAAGCGGTGCCGCGCGCCGCACCGGACCGCTCCACGCCCACCGCACGCACGTGAGCCGCGGGCCAGGCTGGCACCGGGGCGGACGTTGAACGACAGACGCCGCCTGCTGCTGCGTCTGTCGTTACACGGTGCGTGCGCGCACTACGCAGGATCAGCCGCTCAGGGCCGGCCATTTTCCCACTGGCGAAGCTGCTCGCTATCGCGCAATGCACGCCTGAGCGCCTGCAATTGGGTCGCCAGTGTGCTGGTCAGTTCGCTGCGTGGTGCTTCGCTGTACATCTCCTCCCGCCCGGCCTGCAGCCGATCGCGCACGCTGTCGATGGTCGCGATCGAGACGGACTGCATGCCGATTTCTTCGCGCAGTTGCTCCAAGTCTTCCCGCAACTCCTCGGCATACGGCCCCGGTGCAGGCGCAGGAGGCCGCCCCTCCTCAACGGCGCGCGCAATCTCCGTCGCGGTCGGCGCCGAAAACATTGCGATCGCTTGGTCGATGGGTTCGGCCAACGCCTGAAGCGTGCGTGCGATGCTTCGTTGGTGATTGGCGGCTGCGACGGCGCGTTCCTGATCCAGTCGCGTGGCATGGCTTGTGTTGGTGCCGTTCTTGGCCTTGAGCGCACTCCAGACCGTATCGTTGAACACGGATTGCCCTGCCTGTTGCACGACCGTGGCGGTAGAGTTGAAAGCTTCTCCACGAACACGACCGCCTTCGTTTCCGCCACGCAACGGAGCGGCGAGCATTCTGCCTGTGGCAAGCGAAGCGAAATTGGCGATTATGTTGCTGGCCGCGTGACGGACAACCACATCACGCGCCGCAGTGGTCATCGCGTTGGTGGTGCTGAAGGCCTGCTTTGCCAATGCCAGCCCTTCCTTTCCGGTTTGCAGTAGATAAGTCGGGAAATGCACCGCATCGGACCACTGCACGGGTCGACGTGTCTTGTCCGGCAATGCCAGCGAAAACAGATTCAGCCGCTGCTGTCCACCGAGCAGGTCGGGCACGCTCATCTGGCCGGTGCGCGCAAGGGCCTTGCCGGTTTCAAGCAGCGCCTTCTGCACGACCCCTGCCCCGCCGCTGGCGAGTGCGCTCAACCCAAACTGCCCGGCTGGCGTGCGCGTCCCCGGATCGTCGGATGTCCGCCGCGCCGCGTTGAACCCTGCGCTGATGACCGGTTTGAGCAACAAGGTATCCAGCGATTTTTCGCCCAACGTCGATTGCCACTGGGCGATGCCCGCACGAAGATCGTAGGCCTGCGCTTTGAGCTCGGGAAGAGTTGGTGCGTTGCCTTCGCCGGGACGCGTGAAGCGCTTGCCTTCGTCGGTGATTTCCAGCAGGACCGGCGGTGGATCGGGCAGCAGAATCTTCGGATCGATGGCCTTGAACCGTGGCAGGTTGGCCACGCGCGCACGCCGATCCATCGCTGGCAATAGCAAGGTTTCACTGGTGAAGGACGCCAGCCCAGCGACAGTGCCGGACAATGTCAATCGACTCATGATTTCTGATCCAGGAATACGCATGCGGTCATAGGCGACACCCGCCGCGATACCGAACGGCGTACGCATCGCTCCCCTGATGAATGCTCTAAGGCACTCGTAAGCGATCGGCAACGCTGCCTTTGCGCCTGCCGCCTTCATATCGCCGACGACCTGGTATCCCGCATCCGGCCCGAACGCAGCGATGCGTTCCTGCAAGCGCGCGTCCGCCCATTCCAGATAGGCGGTCTCCAGCGCCCGCTGCTCCTGCGAGGGCTCTGCAAATAGCAGTTTGCCCAGGCAAGCACGTAGCTGCACCTTCAAATCATCGGCTGCCGACGACCTGCGATCGGCATAGGTCGCCGCAGCGGCAGGCACGTCCGAAATATCGCTTGCGCGCGCACTGTGGAGCGACAAATCAGTTTCGCGGTCACTGTGAAACACCGCATCCGTCACCTCCGAAGAACGTGGCGACTGCAAGGACTCCGAACGATGTGATGCACTATGCAGAAACTCGGCATGAGGTGCGTCCGTCATCGAGCGACGTGCAAACGACCGGGCACGGCCTCGCAACTGCGGACTCCGAGCAGACAAACCCTCCAGTGGCCCGGATGGCAACCGCGTATGTGGCGCTACGACTGCATCGTCTGCCTGCGTTGGCTGTGTGGGAGCCGGAGAAGCTCGACGGATGTCGGAAGAACTACCGATGTCGCATGCGATCTTCATCGGGCGACCTCGGTCGTTTTGTCGGCCTGCGTCACCAGTGCGTCCAGCGCGACACGTGCAACCGCCTGCCCGTGCTCCAGTGCGGCGGCCACGCCGTCTGGCGTACGCACGAGCAACAGCGGGCAGACGCATAGCAGGCCAAGATCCGACAGCGTGAGCCGCCAGCCGTACTCGGTCAGCAGTTGCTCCTGCAGCGCCAGCAGGGCCACCACCTCGTCACCACCGAGCTCACGTGCGGCCAGCGGCAGGATCACTTCCGGAAACGCCGTCAATTCGCCCTGCTGTATCTGCGTGTGGACGCGGCACAGCATGCCCGCAGGTCCAAGGATGGTTTCGCCCTCGCCAAGTCGCTGCGCCAGCTCGCCGGGCAATCCGAGACAAGCACCCAGGTTGATGAAAAACGC is part of the Xanthomonas fragariae genome and encodes:
- the xopF1 gene encoding type III secretion system effector XopF1 — its product is MKIACDIGSSSDIRRASPAPTQPTQADDAVVAPHTRLPSGPLEGLSARSPQLRGRARSFARRSMTDAPHAEFLHSASHRSESLQSPRSSEVTDAVFHSDRETDLSLHSARASDISDVPAAAATYADRRSSAADDLKVQLRACLGKLLFAEPSQEQRALETAYLEWADARLQERIAAFGPDAGYQVVGDMKAAGAKAALPIAYECLRAFIRGAMRTPFGIAAGVAYDRMRIPGSEIMSRLTLSGTVAGLASFTSETLLLPAMDRRARVANLPRFKAIDPKILLPDPPPVLLEITDEGKRFTRPGEGNAPTLPELKAQAYDLRAGIAQWQSTLGEKSLDTLLLKPVISAGFNAARRTSDDPGTRTPAGQFGLSALASGGAGVVQKALLETGKALARTGQMSVPDLLGGQQRLNLFSLALPDKTRRPVQWSDAVHFPTYLLQTGKEGLALAKQAFSTTNAMTTAARDVVVRHAASNIIANFASLATGRMLAAPLRGGNEGGRVRGEAFNSTATVVQQAGQSVFNDTVWSALKAKNGTNTSHATRLDQERAVAAANHQRSIARTLQALAEPIDQAIAMFSAPTATEIARAVEEGRPPAPAPGPYAEELREDLEQLREEIGMQSVSIATIDSVRDRLQAGREEMYSEAPRSELTSTLATQLQALRRALRDSEQLRQWENGRP
- the hap3 gene encoding Hpa3 family type III secretion system protein; translated protein: MTWESANHHTTNAAFFINLGACLGLPGELAQRLGEGETILGPAGMLCRVHTQIQQGELTAFPEVILPLAARELGGDEVVALLALQEQLLTEYGWRLTLSDLGLLCVCPLLLVRTPDGVAAALEHGQAVARVALDALVTQADKTTEVAR